TTGAAATTAATCTCGCACGTACGTACGGGTTCGGACTATACTATTATAAAAAGAACCAATAGTATGTTAGGGTATTTAGTCGTTTGGTCACTTGTGATTACAGGTATACTTGCATAACAAATAGATCATCAACAGTTACGCCGAAAGAAATATTCAGGTTTTGTTTCTggacatatcattttttctacaACATGgcaaataaaatgttaatttcGGTGATTTTCGATTTGTTACAGAAATCAAAAGGGATGGATGTATTATGTATACTTTTCTTCTGCGGCCATcgctttaaatatatttaattctaaatttaaccCAAGAAATTTTTACACTGTACAAcgtatgtatttttgttttgtcaaactCTTACGTATGTTTTGTCAGAAACTTTTACATATAACCTAACCACGAGATATATCTAGTGAGTTGTGGGTGCACGACTGGTACCAGGACTGACGTGTTCAAAAGTGTCAAGATTAGTAGTCACTGACGTGGCTACCAAAAGGTGTCTAAGATTTTGACCAAGTCATAAGATTAAATTCGTGAATTTAGtggaataaaattaaaaacccaacTGACACTAGCTGAGACAATTACAATTATAATGAATGATTAGAAACGGTCGGAGTGACTTTATAGCCGTTGTTGGTCATGTTTCTCTCGCTTACCGTTCTTTTCTTTGGCGCAGGACCAAAGACCAAGagcaagtgaaaaaaaaactagccgTTACaataaacataaactaaaactctttgtctttgtcttcttcctcgtcaCTCCAACCATAATATTAATTAGTCTTTTGCTACAACACTCCCTCACTCTAACTTATTCATTCCCTCTCTCACTGAACATCtcaatcttctctctctctctctctctctttctctttggttgtactccaaaaaaaaacagaggaaggagaGAACAAACCAAGAACTCGAAGCTCCCTGCtcttctcatctttcttcttcgctttctattttcttttattttctttcttcttgattcttttgaAATGAATTATCTTTACAAAAGCCCCTTTCGAATTTATAAATTTAGTCTCATTTTGTGTCTCTCACTCTTCTCTGCTCAAGCTGTTGCAGGTGGTGGTGCTGGTCACTCTTGGGATGGAGTCGTGGTGACTCAAGCCAACTACCAGGCGCTCCAAGCGATCAAGCATGAACTCATTGACTTCACCGGAGTTCTCAGAAGCTGGAACAACTCTGCCTCCTCTCAAGTTTGCTCCGGCTGGGCTGGGATCAAATGTCTCCGGGGTCAAGTGGTCGCCATTCAGCTCCCTTGGAAGGGACTCGGTGGCACTATCTCTGAGAAGATTGGACAGCTTGGGAGTCTCAGAAAACTTAGCTTCCACGACAACGTTATCGCCGGTTCGGTTCCTCGTTCCCTTGGCTACCTCAAGAGCCTCCGCGGGGTCTATCTCTTCAACAATCGCCTCTCTGGTTCGGTCCCAGCCTCACTCGGTAACTGCCCTCTTCTCCAGAGTCTCGATCTCAGCAACAACCATCTCACTGGAATCATCCCGGCCAGTCTTGCTGAATCCACGAGGCTCTACAGGCTCAATCTCAGCTTCAATTCACTTTCTGGTTCCCTTCCAGTTAGTGTAGCCAGATCATATACCCTCACTTTTCTTGATCTTCAGCATAACAACCTCTCTGGTTCTATACCCGACTTTTTGGTTAATGGCTCTCACCCTCTCAAGACGCTGAACCTTGACCACAATCTCTTCTCTGGAGCTGTTCCTTTGTCTCTCTGCAAGCATAGTCTGTTGGAAGAGGTTTCTTTAAGCCATAACCAGCTCTCAGGTTCTATTCCCAGAGAATGTGGAGCTCTTCCACACCTCCAGAGCCTTGATTTTTCTTACAACTCAATCAACGGAACCATCCCAGACAGTTTTTCCAACCTTTCATCTCTGGTTTCACTGAACCTCGAAAGCAACCACCTCAAAGGCCCAGTCCCAGATGCCATTGATAGACTGCACAACTTGACAGAGCTTAACCTCAAGAGAAACAAGATCAATGGGCCAATCCCAGAGACAATAGGGAACATATCTGGAATCCAACAGCTTGATCTGTCAGAAAACAACTTCACAGGTCCAATCCCGTTATCACTAGTCCACCTGGCGAACCTTTCTTCATTCAACGTCTCCTACAACACCCTCTCTGGTCCTGTTCCACCTATTCTCTTCAAGAAGTTCAACTCAAGCTCTTTCGTGGGTAACATTCAGCTCTGTGGCTACAGCTCCTCAAATCCATGCCCTGCTCCTAATCACCATCATCCCATCACTCTTTCACCTACCTCAtcacaagaaccaaaaaagcACCACAGAAAACTCTCGGTGAAGGATATAATTCTAATCGCCATCGGAGCTCTTCTAACCATTCTGCTTCTATTATGCTGCATACTACTCTGCTGCCTGATCAAGAAACGTGCTGCACTGAAACAAAAAGACGGGAAGGACAAGATCTCAGAGAAAACAGTATCCGCAGCTGCTGCAGCAACAGCATCAACAGGAGGAGAAATGGGAGGAAAGCTAGTTCATTTCGATGGTCCGTTTGTATTCACAGCCGACGATCTTCTCTGTGCCACAGCTGAGATCATGGGAAAAAGTACTTACGGCACAGCATACAAGGCCACATTAGAAGACGGCAATGAGGTCGCTGTGAAGCGTCTGAGAGAGAAAACAACCAAAGGAGTCAAAGAATTCGAAGGAGAAGTCACAGCTTTAGGCAAGATCCGTCACCAGAATCTTCTTGCACTAAGAGCTTACTACTTAGGACCTAAAGGAGAGAAGCTTCTCGTCTTTGATTACATGTCAAAGGGTAGTCTCTCTGCGTTTCTTCACGGTaagcaaagcaaaacaaaacaaaaaaaacccaaactttaaCTTTGGATTTGATAAAGTTGACATTTTTATTGATCTAATTGATTGAATCTGACAGCTCGAGgaccagaaaccctaattccaTGGGAAACAAGAATGAAGATAGCAAAAGGAATCAGTCGTGGATTAGCTCACCTTCACAGCAACGAGAACATGATCCATGAGAATCTCACAGCTAGCAACATTCTCCTCGACGAACAAACCAACGCACACATCGCCGATTACGGTCTCTCAAGACTCATGACCGCCGCAGCCGCCACGAACGTAATCGCAACCGCCGGAACATTGGGATACAGAGCACCGGAGTTTTCGAAGATCAAGAACGCAAGCACTAAGACTGATGTCTACAGTTTAGGGATCATCATACTGGAGCTTTTGACTGGGAAATCTCCAGGAGAGCCAACGAACGGGATGGATTTACCTCAATGGGTAGCTTCGATTGTGAAAGAAGAGTGGACTAATGAAGTTTTTGATTTGGAGCTGATGAGAGAGACGCAAAGCGTTGGTGATGAGCTTTTGAATACTCTGAAACTGGCTTTACATTGTGTTGATCCGTCTCCGGCGGCGAGGCCAGAAGCGAGTCAGGTGGTGAATCAGCTTGAGGAGATAAGGCCGGAGACTGATGTGGAGATGGAGACGACGGTGACTGGATCTGGTGGTGAAGGAGGTAAAGAGTTAGGGTCAAATGAGGAGTAAAAGAAAGTTTTGGGGGGGCTTATAGAAAAGGAATAAAGAAGAAGGGATCTATTATACAAATAccacatttatattattttttcattattatttttttattcaagtaATTTGTATAgaacaaaatttggtttgaagTTTGTGCTAGTAATGTAATGTGATTCAATTATTCATTCTTTTTGGTTCTTCAAGTAAtacaataattgatttttttattcattctttGTTGGCTATTTGTATGTTAGACTTGTtgaaaaatacaacatataagTTGCTTTAAgaaatttgtccaaaaaaaaaaaaagttgctttAAGAAATGAAATAGTTGTAGACTCAAAACTAGATATatgaagatgaaacagagacatcataaaaacacaaagcaaaaaatatcttttacaATAGAAAAGTTTGCAATTATTTATCTCAAAACATTTCACTCTTGTCTCTCTAGTATCACCATTATTACTCCATATATCAAAACATTACCGATAAATGATGGataaaattaaacataacaTATCCGTCGAGAACGTCGATGCTCAGACTCGGTTTGAGGTTTCGACTTCAACGATCTCAGTCTCGGTCTTAACCATGTTGGGTAGTTCCTGGTCAACATGTGGAGGAGCAGAACGAACATCGAACAACTCCCACAATTTTATGAGATCCGCTGGTCTCGGCTCATTTGACAGTACCTCCATGAAAATTTTCTATAGGTagttatttttccctgcaacatGTGAAGTAAATCCATTATTTAACCtcaatattatattacagtactatgaaaaaaagataagaacaaaCTAAGAAAACTGGTCGACCAGTCACTCTCTAAATGAATTCAAAAACCTTTTTGTTGTTCAATGATGTGATGATATCTAACCAATGGAGAAGAAACTAACGtatttttgtttcctaaattttttttttatagtctaTACTCTATAGtaacaaattattaatatactattttgataattttaggTGTCGAAAATacgatttttttatttctatttttctttaaattctaAACATTTATCCGTTTGCATACATTTTAGGtaaattatttagttaaatatatattacgtaaaaaaaactttacgtAAACTAATTCCTATTTGAATATTATCATAACAAGACTATGTGACGATATAATTTACGTAAAATGGCCTTAAAATATCTCTCATATTATGTTTTATGGGAAAAAAATTTCCTATTTTGATGATTCATATACTCTTTTAAGGATTCTATAGAGAAAAAAACCTTATATGGATATGCATCATAGTAAATACTTTATGGTACATGAAGAAACAACCCTAAAGACAGGACACTTAGTTAACAGAAAAAACATCATAGGATAAAATTATAAGAACATCTAATCCCATACTTGTTACCACGACTGAATTTTCCGAAACTATTGAAGTAGTAGGTGGAATCTATATAAGTTATAGAGATGATGAGAAATTGATGTGATGCAAataatatatcaacaaaataaaagagaaaacagtTAAGAAACTTGGTgaatttatatcttatattatatttaagtTGAGCATTTAAGTATgtatatcaataataaaaaaatgtagtcTCATAAAATGGAAATACACTAAACATTGGAGAAAACTAGTTTAGCATAAGATTTAAGAGCGGAATCTTAATACTTGGCTATTCATTTTAAATAGCAATCCTAGTCAAGATGCTGCTCAAACGGGGACTTCCGGTTGTACACACACTGACACACATGCTTGTTAATGTGGGTTGGAAGAGGAAGTAAGGAACCACCTCCTCATCGAttgtattttctcttttaagttttgattgTGGTCACTACAAGGCTACACGTCTACCcgactccatttatcttgggaTTAAATCGTACACAAGTCCTAAATCACACAACGGGTTGTTCTTATAGGATAGTAGGCCTCTATTTATGTAATATGTAAGGAAATGTATAGATTCAACGATGAATACACATCCCCTTATTACTTTGCATTCGAATATATAGGTGTACCTATATGAGAAACAAAGTTTCATGTCGAAACTTTTACGGATAGAAATGGGGAAGATCTCGTCTCCAAAAATTGATTTCATTCTTAGGACCAGAACTTCCCCATTTCTCAAGCATGTCACATTTATTTTTACACCCTATAACCATGTGGTTTGGTCTTGATTTATCCAGCTTTCTTTGCAATATGCAACTTTGAGTCCATAGCATACACATCAACCAAGATAGCACAAACCATGAAATCACAGCCGCACTTTAGAACTAAGCTCCGCCCTACAAACTATACCCCTAGTTACCAAATCCTAAGCCTTAAAACCTTAAATCAATAACTAATATCTATAACCGAAATGGGTTGGTTCCTTAACAAAAATCTTTTAATAGATTTGACTTTATTACAGAATAATGGCAGCAAACATACCGTAAATCTTTGTCATCTGGGAGGTTGAACAATCCGCCATGATCCCTTCTGTTAAGAATAATACTGTAAGTCGTTAATCATCCTCAGTCACAAACGTATTAGTAATTTTTGtgtaatttcttttttccaataaaCATGGATCTTTGGACCAGCTTATCTCTGTCCACTTCACTTGGGTTGGGTCTGTCAAGAGTATGATGCAtgtaggaaaacaaaaataagctTTGCTCTTAAGAAAATGATTTGAAATTCATCtacactttttttatatattttcatagcTTTTAGAGTCATAAGAAAATGGGATTTGAAATTACACTGAGCTTTCTTtcgtttatgatt
The sequence above is drawn from the Camelina sativa cultivar DH55 chromosome 4, Cs, whole genome shotgun sequence genome and encodes:
- the LOC104781007 gene encoding probably inactive leucine-rich repeat receptor-like protein kinase IMK2 — translated: MNYLYKSPFRIYKFSLILCLSLFSAQAVAGGGAGHSWDGVVVTQANYQALQAIKHELIDFTGVLRSWNNSASSQVCSGWAGIKCLRGQVVAIQLPWKGLGGTISEKIGQLGSLRKLSFHDNVIAGSVPRSLGYLKSLRGVYLFNNRLSGSVPASLGNCPLLQSLDLSNNHLTGIIPASLAESTRLYRLNLSFNSLSGSLPVSVARSYTLTFLDLQHNNLSGSIPDFLVNGSHPLKTLNLDHNLFSGAVPLSLCKHSLLEEVSLSHNQLSGSIPRECGALPHLQSLDFSYNSINGTIPDSFSNLSSLVSLNLESNHLKGPVPDAIDRLHNLTELNLKRNKINGPIPETIGNISGIQQLDLSENNFTGPIPLSLVHLANLSSFNVSYNTLSGPVPPILFKKFNSSSFVGNIQLCGYSSSNPCPAPNHHHPITLSPTSSQEPKKHHRKLSVKDIILIAIGALLTILLLLCCILLCCLIKKRAALKQKDGKDKISEKTVSAAAAATASTGGEMGGKLVHFDGPFVFTADDLLCATAEIMGKSTYGTAYKATLEDGNEVAVKRLREKTTKGVKEFEGEVTALGKIRHQNLLALRAYYLGPKGEKLLVFDYMSKGSLSAFLHARGPETLIPWETRMKIAKGISRGLAHLHSNENMIHENLTASNILLDEQTNAHIADYGLSRLMTAAAATNVIATAGTLGYRAPEFSKIKNASTKTDVYSLGIIILELLTGKSPGEPTNGMDLPQWVASIVKEEWTNEVFDLELMRETQSVGDELLNTLKLALHCVDPSPAARPEASQVVNQLEEIRPETDVEMETTVTGSGGEGGKELGSNEE